Genomic segment of Erythrobacter sp. BLCC-B19:
TGATCTCGGTGATTGTCATTGCCGCGTCATAGCGCACATTCACCCGGTCTTCGCGGTAGTCCATTGTCCACGCCCCATTCGGCGGCCCCCAGCGCAACGACCTTGCGCCGCTCGCCCTGAGGATCGCCTCGCCCTTGGACTGGGTGGCGTTCTGCCCGACGTAATCTTGTGCCTTGGCCGCATTGCAGGTCATCGGCACCGGCGGCGGGGGCACCGCGTCGGCGCGGTCCGGCGCATCGTCGTTGATGCTGACCACGCAGCCGGCAAGGCCCAAAGCCATCGTCCCGGCCATCGCCACACTCTTGAACGCTTGCCTCATATCCTTGGAGCCTCCCTGTCGCGATCCGGCCTCTGCCGGAGGATCAGGCAACACCTATCAGCCCGTATGACGCAAATGAAGGGGTGACGGAGCGCTTCGACGGGCCGGCTGGGATGCTGGTCGAGAAGCGCTCTCAGGCCGCCGCTGCGGGGCGGGGCGTGCTTGCCTCGCCAGCCGCCAGCGCCGCCAGATCATCCGCCTGCAAGGGCCGTCCGACGAAATAGCCCTGCGCATAATCGCAACCGATCGTTTCGAGGAAAGCGAGGCACGCGGCCTCCTCGATCCCTTCGGCCACGACCTTGAGGCCCAGCTCGTGCGCCAGCTGCACGGTCGATCCCACCAGCAGCGCATCGCCCTTGTCGACATGGGCCTGGGCCACGAACATCCGGTCGATCTTCAGCTCAGACAGGGGCAGCAGCTTGAGATAGTTGAGCGCTGACTGACCTGTGCCGTAGTCGTCCATCGAAATGCGGATACCAGCCGCGCGGAAGCGTTCGAGCGTGGCGATGGCCACATCGGTGTCCTCGAACTGCGCGGTTTCGGTGACTTCGAAGGTGATCCGCTGCGCCGGAGCACCTGCGCGCACCACCGCCGCCAGCGCGCGGTTGGCGAAGTTTTCGGAGGTGAGCAGCGCGGCCGAGATATTGACCGCAACCCCGATCGTCAGCCCGCGATCACACCAGCCGCGCATATCCTCCAGCGCGCGGGACAGCACCGCGATGGTCAGATCGTCGATCCGCCCCGCCTCCTCGATCACCGGAATGAAGCAATCGGGCGGCAACAGACCGCGCTCGGGATGGTTCCAGCGCACCAGCGCCTCGACCGCATCGATCTGGCGGGTCGCCAGGTTGAGCTTGGGCTGATAGAGCACCATGATATTGCCGCTGCGCAGCGCCTCTTCCAGCTCGCCCAGCAGCGAGAACTGCTGGCTGGCGGTTTCGCCTTCGCCAATCGTGTGGAGCCGCCAGAACTTGCCCGCGCGCCGCGCCTGGCTGGCGGCGTGGACAGCATTGACCACCGCCCCCGCGCCTTTGACCTCGGCAGCGCCGAATGTCAGCGATACGCCCAGCCTGCGCCCGGCAATCTCGAATGGGCTGCGCATCAGCGCCCGGATCCCGGCAAGCTGCGCTTCCAGCTCGTCGATCGGCAGCGCAGACACCCACAGCAGGGTGCGATCTTCGATCCGGTAGACCGTGTTGCCGCCCCCTGCGACCTGCAGACGCTCGGCAATACGGCGCAGCAGGGTGCCGAAGTCGTCCGCGGCAACCGCCAGCTTGAGCGCGTCGAAATCGTCGATCTGCGCAGCGACGAGGAAGCGCTCGCCCTCGGCCCCTGCCCGCGCGTAGAGCGCAATGCGGTTGGGCAGGCCGCTTTCGGGATCGATCTGCCGGCCAAGCGCGGCAAGGCGCTGGGTCAGCGTGACATAGCGGATCGCACCCGCCGCGCTGACCAGCAGCATGGCCGGCACCAGGGCGAACCACATATGAAACAGCACGCGCGCGCCGAGCCAGGCCGCCAGCAGCACCAGCAGCGCGCCGCCCGCGCGCACCAGCGCCGCATGGCGCTGCCTTGCGCCCAGCACGCCATAGGCCAGCACCGCCGCCAGCAGCAACGGCAGCGGCCACACGCCATAGGTCGGCACACCGCTCAGCAGGGTCTCGGCCGCCAGCGCCTGAATGATGACGCCGGGAATGACGCCATTGCGCGGCACGAGATAGCGATCCCCCAGCTCGACAGCAGTCGAACCGATGATCACGTCCTTGCCGGCAAGGCCGTCCAACGGCTGCGTGCCGCGCGCAACGGCGATAAAGCTGTGCCGCGGGAGCGTCGCCGGATCGATCGCGAAATCGACCGGGAAGGTCGCATCCGCCATCCCCGCCCGGCCTGCCGCCAGCACCGCGAGCGAGGGGCGCGCGGTATCGCCGGTGATCGTGCCGAACGGCATCCGCCGGACATAGCCATCCGGGTCGTGCCGGACCGAAACCGAGGCAAGATGCGCGGCATCACGCAGGATCGGGATGGGCAGCGTGTCGAGCTGGCGCGCCTCGCCGAAGCCGGTGCTCTGACTGAAGGTCGGCAGCATCACCGTCGCGCGTGCATTGGCAATCGCGTCGGCAAAGGCGCGGTCGCCTTCAGGATCGGCGCCGCTGGAAAAGTCGACATCGAAGCTGATCGAGCGCACGCCTGCGGCATCGAGCGCGCGGACGACTTCGGCGTAATTGCCGCGCGGCCAAGGCCAGCGCTGGATCGCCGCCATCGAGGCTGCGTCCATCTCGACGACATGAACCTGCCCGCTGGCCGGGCGGCTGAGGAGGCTGAAAGAGGCTTCTTCGATCCGGCTTTCGGTGCCGCGAAACGCTCCGGTCAGCGCCGCGGTGGTCACCGCCAGCGCAAGCGCCGCGACCATCAGCAGGCGGATATGCCAGGCATCGCCGCGCTGGGCCGCCGCGGCGAGCGGAGCAAAGGTGTGCCGGGAGGTCATCGCGGTCAACAGCTATCGGCTCAGGGCCGCACGTTGGCGGTAGGGCTGCTCAGGCGAATGTCGAGCGGCGGGGCACCACCGATGAGGTTGCGAGGCCCGCCGCCGTTCCCGTTTCCGTTCCCGTTCCCGTTCCCGTTCCCGTTGCCGTTGCCGTTGCCGTTGCCGTTGCCGTTGCCGTTTCCGTCATCGCCGTCGTCGTCGCCGTTACCATCGTTGCCATCGTCGCCGCCGTTGCCGTTGCCATTGTCATCGCCGTTGCCGTTGCCGTTGCCGTTGCCGTTGCCGTTGGAACCGTCGCCGCCGCCGTTTCCGTTCCCGTTCCCGCCACCGTTCCCATTGCCGTTGCCGTTGGAGCCGTCGCCGCCGTTCCCGTTGCCGTTGGAGCCACCTCCATTGCCGTTGCCGTTGCCATTGCTGCCGTCGCCGCCGCCGCCGTTACCGTTGGAACCGCCTCCACCACCGTTGCCGTTGCCGTTCCCATTACCGTTGCTGCCGTCGCCACCACCGTTGCCGTTGGAGCCACCGCCGCCGTTGCCGTTCCCGTTCCCGTTGCCGTTGCCGTTGCCGTTCCCATTGGAGCCGTCGCCACCGCCGCCGTTACCATTGGAGCCGTCACCGCCGCTGCCATTACCGTTCCCGTTACCGTTCCCGTTGCTGCACGAGCCGCCCGCGCAGACCTCGCCATCGGAAACACGGCCGCGATTGTCGTTCACCGGGGCATCCCTGCCGCGCGCGGTGTTATCGGCCGCAACATTCGCGGCGAGCACTGCGACCTCGCCCGAGGCGAACCCATTCGAGACTTCGCCCAGATCGCGCGGGGCGCTGACGATGGGCGCCTCAATCCGTACCGGGCCGCTGCGGTTGGAGGTCGCCGCAGCCGGTTGCACCGCCGCCGGAGCCGCGCCGCTCGCGGCGCGCGCGGGGGAATCGAGCACGCGCCGCCCCTCGCCTTCGACCACCATGCGCAGCGGATCGGCCGCCGCGATCATCGCCACGGTGCCGGGGCGGATCAACTCGCGCACCCCGCCGTCATTGGTCGCCGCCTCGACCGCGCCTTCGGTCACCTGCAGGCTCGCGCCTTCGTCGGTGACGGTGATGACAAAGGTCGTCCCCTTCACCACCGCCGCAAGATAGGGCGTCTCGACCCCGAAATGCGGCTTGTCCTGCTTGTCGATGTTGAACAGCGCGCTGCCGAAGTCCTGCAGGATCTGGATCACCCCGCGCGACCTTTCGGTCGGGACGATCCTGAGCTGGGCGTTCTGGCGCATGGTCACGAATTCGCGCCCGCGCACCAGCACCGCCGAGGCGCGCTCGCCCGTGCGGATGGCGGTGCCGGCGGGCAAGGCCGCGCCGACCGTCGCCGCCCGCGTGCCGCGCGCGTCGATGAGCGTGACGCTGCCTTTGACCTCGCTGACTGTCCAGCCGCCATTGGCAGCCAGCGCCACGGTCGGGCTGAACAGCATCACAAGCAGCGGCAATAAAAGACGAGACAAGATACGCATACAAACTCTCCGACCCTGCCCGATACAGTCAAAGAGGCGCACATCCCGTTTATGCAGATAGTTAACGACGCTTTACGCGCGGCAATCATTAACCTTTCGGGACTAGGATACAGGCTACATCTGCAAACGGGATGATGCCTTGATTCGGGGTGCGGTTAATCACTGCGGTGCAACGATCCTGCTGCTGGCCACCACTCCGCTGGCCGCACAGGATGTGCTCGACCGCACCAATCCCGGCGCCGATCTTGCCCGCGACACGCTGCCGCCGTCTCCCGCCGAGCCCGTTCGGATCGAGGTGCTGCCGGTGCTCGATACCCCGCTCGCCGCCACCGGGGCCGATACGCCGCTCGATGTCGGCGCCATCGTGATCGACGGGCTGACGGCAATGAACCGCGCCGATTTTGCAGCGACCATCGAGCCTTTTGCCGGTCGCCCGCTGGCCCGCGCCGAGCTGGCGCGCCTGACCGATGCGATCGCGGCGCGGGCGCGTGCCGAAGGCTACGTCCTTGCCACCGCATGGATCCCCGAACAGACCCTCACCGGCGGGATGCTGCGGGTGCGGGTCGATGAAGGCGCGATCGATGCGGTGCGGGTCGAAGGCTCGGATGATCCTGCGATCCGTCGCCAGCTGGAACGGCTCGTCAACGACCGCCCGCTGACGCTCGCCGCCTTGCAGCGCGCGGTGCTGCTGGCCGACGACCTGCCCGGCGTGTGGATCCGCTCCACCCGCTTCGAGCGCGAGGGCCAGCGCCGCATTCTGGTGGTCGATGCCGGACGCAGTGACGCGAGCGGCGCGGTGCAGCTGGCGACCGACGGCACCAAGCCATTGGGCCCGGTGCGCGCCCGTATCGACTTCGACGCCAACGGCCTGATCTCGCCGCGCGACCGGGTCGATCTCAGCATCTCGCTGACCCCGCTCGATCCGGAGGAGCTGGCCTTCTTCAGCGCGCGGTACAGCGTGATCGTGAACGATGCCGGCACCAGCCTGGGCGCTTTCGGTTCCTTTTCACGCACCGAGCCAGGGGCTTACCTCGCCAACCGCGAACTGCTGGGCGAGGCGTGGCAGGGCGGTCTCAAGCTGCGCCACCCGCTGATGCGCGCACCCCAGCGCAGCCTGTGGCTCGAAGCGAGCGGCGAGGTGCAGGACTTGCGGCAGGACCGCTTCGGCACGCTTGCCCGGCATGACCGGATCGCGCTCGCCCGGCTGGGGTTCTATGGCTTCGGGCGGCTGGCGGGCGGCAACCTTCAGGGCCGCGCGACAGTGAGCCAGGGGCTGCCGATCCTCGCCGCGACCGACACCGGCGACCCGCTCGCCTCGCGCCTCGATGCCGCGCCCGATTTCACGACGCTGAGCTGGTGGCTCAACTGGCGGCGCGGGATCGCCCCGCGGGTCAGCCTTCAGCTGGCAAGCGTCGGCCAGCTCTCGACCGCCCCGCTGCTGATCGGCGAAAGCTTCACGCTGGGCGGCAACAGCTTCCTGCGCGGCTATGACTTTGCCCAGCGCGTGGGCGACGAGGGCGCGGCCGGATTGATCGAACTGCGCTATGACTGGCCGCGCGCGCTGGGTGCGGTCAGGCAGGTGCAGCTTTACGCCTTTGCCGATGGCGGGACGGTCTCGAACCTCGAGGGCGGACTGGGCGGCGGCACGCTGGCGTCGAGCGGCGCAGGCCTGCGCACCGACATCACCCGCGATCTCGACCTCGATTTCGAAGTCGCCGTGCCGCTCACCGAAGACCGCTATGACACGGGCGACAACTCGCCGCGCCTGAACCTCAGGGTCAGCCAGTCGTTCTGACGCGTCAGCTCTTGTGCTTGTCGAGTTCGTCGCCGGTGACGCTGACGACATGGAGCAGGTTGGTCGCCCCCGGCGTCCCGAACGGCACGCCTGCCAGCACGATCAGCTTGGCCCCGCCGCTGGCGAAACCGTGGCGCAGCGCCATGCGCTTGCCCTTGCCGATCATCTCTTCGAAGCTGCCGATATCCTTGGTCGCCACCGCGTGCGCGCCCCACAGCAGCGCCACCCGGCGCGCGGTGCGGGGCGAGGGGGTGAGCACCAGCATCGGGGTCGCGGGCCGCTCGCGCGCCACGCGCCTTGCGGTCGAGCCTGAGGTGGTGAACACCGTGATCGCGCTGATCGGCACGGTATCGGCAATGGTCATGCAGGCATGGGCCAGCGCGTCGGAGGTGGTCGCATCGGGCGGCGTATCGAGGAAGCGCACACGCGCCTTGTAATCCTCGTCATTTTCCACCTGCACCGCGATCCGGTCCATCATCGCGACCGATTCTTCCGGCCACGCGCCCGCCGCGCTTTCGGCCGAGAGCATCACCGCGTCCGCCCCGTCATAGACCGCATTCGCCACGTCCGAGACTTCGGCGCGGGTCGGCGAGGGGCTTTCGATCATGCTTTCGAGCATCTGCGTCGCCACGATCACCGGCTTGCCCGCGCGGCGCGCCATGCTGACGATCTTCTTCTGGAGCGGCGGCACCTCATAGGGTTCCAGCTCCACGCCCAAGTCGCCGCGCGCGACCATGATGCCATCGGCCAGTTCGATGATCGATTCAAGCCGGTCGACCGCCTTGGGCTTCTCGATCTTGGCGCAGATCGCGGTGCCGTGGTGGCCGATCAGCTTGCGCGCTTCGGCGATGTCCTCGGGGCGTTGCACGAAAGAGAGCGCAATCCAGTCCGCCCCGTGCTCGGTGGCGAAGGCGAGGTCGCGGCGGTCTTTTTCGGTCATGGCCGGGATCGGCACTTCGGCATCGGGGACGTTGACGCCCTTGCGGTCGGAGATCACCCCGCCGACTTCGGCGCTGCACAGGATGCGGCTGCCATCGGCTTCCAGCACCTTCAGACGGATCTTGCCGTCGTTGATCAGCAGTCGCTGCCCGCGCTCCATGATGCCGAACAGTTCGGGATGCGGCAGGCAGACGCGGTTTTCATCGCCCGGCGTCTCGTCGCGGTCGAGCACGAAGTGGCCCGAATGGCGGATCACCGCCTGCCCATCCCTGAAGGTGCCGACGCGCAGCTTCGGCCCTTGCAGGTCGGCGAGGATCGCGATGGGCCGCGCATACTGCTTTTCCAGCGCGCGGATGGCGGCGACCACCGGCTCGTGATCGGCATGAACGCCGTGGCTCATGTTGAGGCGGAAGGCGTCTGCGCCGGCCCGCACCAGCCGTTCCAGCATCTCGGGCGAGCGGCTGGCCGGGCCGATGGTGGCGAGAATCTTGACCTTGCGGCCGCGCGGGTCGATCCGTGACTGATCGCGTCGTGACATTATTGGCTATCCCTCTTGAAGATGGCCTATGGCACAGGCGCATTTCAACTCAAGGAAAAGCCGCGATGAATAGCAATGCCGATCCGCTCGATGCGCTGGATGACGCACAGGCCGCCGCCGCCTTTCGCCGGCTGGTGCGCCACCTCCAGCATCGCCACGATGCGCAGAACATTGATCTGATGGGGCTCGCCGGCTTCTGCCGCAATTGCCTTGCCGACTGGATCCGCGAGGCGGGCTATCCGGGCGACAAGGAGGAGGCGCGCGAAGTGATCCACGGGATGCCGAGCGCCGAATGGAAGGCGACCCGCCAGACCCCCGCGACCGACGAGCAACTCGCCCGGATGCAGGCCAGCGTAGCGAAGAACGCACAGGAATAATTTTCGCGGGCGGTTCAATCGGCGGCAGGCTCTGGCTATCGCCCCTGCCAACCGATTCTCAAATTCCGATGGAGACCCCCCCATGGCTGACGCCACCGACGACCGCCTGCGCCTGCTGATCGAGCGCATCGAACGCCTCGAAGAGGAAAAGAAGGGCATCGCCGACGACATCCGCGATGTCTACATGGAGGCCAAGGCGGTCGGCTATGATCCCAAGATCATGCGCCAGATCGTGCGCCTCAGGAAGATGAAGCCCGACGACCGCAGCGAGCAGGATATGCTGCTGGAAACCTACAAGAACGCGCTTGGGATGGCGTAAGCCTCGCGGGATGTCATTGAACTTTCGCAGCGCTGTGTTATCGCAATAAGACAGCATTGAGAGGAAACACAGCAATGGCATCCCCCTGGAAAGATTCGCGCGGCATCATCGTCAGCACCACGCCCACGCTCGAAGGGCGGCCAATCCAGGACTACCTCGGCATCGTCACGGGCGAGGTGATCGTCGGCGCCAACCTGTTCCGCGATCTGTTCGCCAATATCCGCGACATCGTCGGCGGGCGTTCGGGCAGCTATGAGCGCATCCTCGCCGACGCGCGCAAGCAGGCGATCGAGGAATTGCAGGCCGAAGCCGCGTCGCTCGGCGGCAATGCGGTTGTCAGCATCGATCTCGATTACGAGGTGATCGGGCCCAATGGATCGATGCTGATGGTGAGCGCCAGCGGGACGGCGGTCAGGGTTTAGGCCTTACCCGAACGCCCACGCCGGGCCGACCAGCACCGCGTTGTAGGCGGCATGGTGCGCCATCGCCGCCCGCAACCCCAACCGAGTGCGGGTATAGGCCAGCAGCATCCCGCCCAGCATCAGCGGGGAGACCACCAGCAGGCCCAGCGGGTGTGTCAGCGCTTCGTAATTGCCTAGATGCAGCAACGCAAAGGCCAGTGACGAGCCCCACGCAAGCCAGCGGAAGTTGCGGATGAACCAGCCGGGCACGACGCGGTTGCGTTGACGGTGGCGGGTGATGCTCCACTGGATCAACCCGACCAACACCGTGACCGCCCCCGCCAGCGCAACGATTTTGCGCAAGCCCTGCGGTGCAATCAAAGCCGCAAGCAGCAGCCCAAGGGCCGCCGCGCCATACAGGGCAAAGCGCAGTGCCGCCCGCCGTCCGCTCAGCCAGCCGCGCGACAGAGTCTCCTCCAGGAGCGGGGCGACGATCACTACCAGCGCCACCTGGCGCAGGTCAGGTCGGGCGGTGAGGGTGGATTCGGGCAGAACCCCGGCAGGCCCGAGGATTGCCTCGATCAACACCCTCGCCAGCAGCACCGCCAGCAGAGTCAGCACGGTCAGGACCGCCCAGGTCATGACGAACCCGGGCCGCCAAGCCATCGGTCGCGCCACAAAGCTGGGCCGCATGATAAACCGCGCCACATCCGCCAGCCGCTCGCGCAGGGTCAGAACGCCCACGCCCACCCTTGCATCCCGCCGCGCTGACGGAGTAAGGGCCGCGC
This window contains:
- a CDS encoding I78 family peptidase inhibitor; this translates as MRQAFKSVAMAGTMALGLAGCVVSINDDAPDRADAVPPPPVPMTCNAAKAQDYVGQNATQSKGEAILRASGARSLRWGPPNGAWTMDYREDRVNVRYDAAMTITEITCG
- a CDS encoding putative bifunctional diguanylate cyclase/phosphodiesterase gives rise to the protein MTSRHTFAPLAAAAQRGDAWHIRLLMVAALALAVTTAALTGAFRGTESRIEEASFSLLSRPASGQVHVVEMDAASMAAIQRWPWPRGNYAEVVRALDAAGVRSISFDVDFSSGADPEGDRAFADAIANARATVMLPTFSQSTGFGEARQLDTLPIPILRDAAHLASVSVRHDPDGYVRRMPFGTITGDTARPSLAVLAAGRAGMADATFPVDFAIDPATLPRHSFIAVARGTQPLDGLAGKDVIIGSTAVELGDRYLVPRNGVIPGVIIQALAAETLLSGVPTYGVWPLPLLLAAVLAYGVLGARQRHAALVRAGGALLVLLAAWLGARVLFHMWFALVPAMLLVSAAGAIRYVTLTQRLAALGRQIDPESGLPNRIALYARAGAEGERFLVAAQIDDFDALKLAVAADDFGTLLRRIAERLQVAGGGNTVYRIEDRTLLWVSALPIDELEAQLAGIRALMRSPFEIAGRRLGVSLTFGAAEVKGAGAVVNAVHAASQARRAGKFWRLHTIGEGETASQQFSLLGELEEALRSGNIMVLYQPKLNLATRQIDAVEALVRWNHPERGLLPPDCFIPVIEEAGRIDDLTIAVLSRALEDMRGWCDRGLTIGVAVNISAALLTSENFANRALAAVVRAGAPAQRITFEVTETAQFEDTDVAIATLERFRAAGIRISMDDYGTGQSALNYLKLLPLSELKIDRMFVAQAHVDKGDALLVGSTVQLAHELGLKVVAEGIEEAACLAFLETIGCDYAQGYFVGRPLQADDLAALAAGEASTPRPAAAA
- a CDS encoding FecR domain-containing protein; the protein is MLFSPTVALAANGGWTVSEVKGSVTLIDARGTRAATVGAALPAGTAIRTGERASAVLVRGREFVTMRQNAQLRIVPTERSRGVIQILQDFGSALFNIDKQDKPHFGVETPYLAAVVKGTTFVITVTDEGASLQVTEGAVEAATNDGGVRELIRPGTVAMIAAADPLRMVVEGEGRRVLDSPARAASGAAPAAVQPAAATSNRSGPVRIEAPIVSAPRDLGEVSNGFASGEVAVLAANVAADNTARGRDAPVNDNRGRVSDGEVCAGGSCSNGNGNGNGNGSGGDGSNGNGGGGDGSNGNGNGNGNGNGNGNGGGGSNGNGGGDGSNGNGNGNGNGGGGGSNGNGGGGDGSNGNGNGNGGGSNGNGNGGDGSNGNGNGNGGGNGNGNGGGDGSNGNGNGNGNGNGDDNGNGNGGDDGNDGNGDDDGDDGNGNGNGNGNGNGNGNGNGNGNGNGNGGGPRNLIGGAPPLDIRLSSPTANVRP
- a CDS encoding ShlB/FhaC/HecB family hemolysin secretion/activation protein: MIRGAVNHCGATILLLATTPLAAQDVLDRTNPGADLARDTLPPSPAEPVRIEVLPVLDTPLAATGADTPLDVGAIVIDGLTAMNRADFAATIEPFAGRPLARAELARLTDAIAARARAEGYVLATAWIPEQTLTGGMLRVRVDEGAIDAVRVEGSDDPAIRRQLERLVNDRPLTLAALQRAVLLADDLPGVWIRSTRFEREGQRRILVVDAGRSDASGAVQLATDGTKPLGPVRARIDFDANGLISPRDRVDLSISLTPLDPEELAFFSARYSVIVNDAGTSLGAFGSFSRTEPGAYLANRELLGEAWQGGLKLRHPLMRAPQRSLWLEASGEVQDLRQDRFGTLARHDRIALARLGFYGFGRLAGGNLQGRATVSQGLPILAATDTGDPLASRLDAAPDFTTLSWWLNWRRGIAPRVSLQLASVGQLSTAPLLIGESFTLGGNSFLRGYDFAQRVGDEGAAGLIELRYDWPRALGAVRQVQLYAFADGGTVSNLEGGLGGGTLASSGAGLRTDITRDLDLDFEVAVPLTEDRYDTGDNSPRLNLRVSQSF
- the pyk gene encoding pyruvate kinase, which gives rise to MSRRDQSRIDPRGRKVKILATIGPASRSPEMLERLVRAGADAFRLNMSHGVHADHEPVVAAIRALEKQYARPIAILADLQGPKLRVGTFRDGQAVIRHSGHFVLDRDETPGDENRVCLPHPELFGIMERGQRLLINDGKIRLKVLEADGSRILCSAEVGGVISDRKGVNVPDAEVPIPAMTEKDRRDLAFATEHGADWIALSFVQRPEDIAEARKLIGHHGTAICAKIEKPKAVDRLESIIELADGIMVARGDLGVELEPYEVPPLQKKIVSMARRAGKPVIVATQMLESMIESPSPTRAEVSDVANAVYDGADAVMLSAESAAGAWPEESVAMMDRIAVQVENDEDYKARVRFLDTPPDATTSDALAHACMTIADTVPISAITVFTTSGSTARRVARERPATPMLVLTPSPRTARRVALLWGAHAVATKDIGSFEEMIGKGKRMALRHGFASGGAKLIVLAGVPFGTPGATNLLHVVSVTGDELDKHKS
- a CDS encoding DUF1244 domain-containing protein, which translates into the protein MNSNADPLDALDDAQAAAAFRRLVRHLQHRHDAQNIDLMGLAGFCRNCLADWIREAGYPGDKEEAREVIHGMPSAEWKATRQTPATDEQLARMQASVAKNAQE
- a CDS encoding DUF2312 domain-containing protein, which encodes MADATDDRLRLLIERIERLEEEKKGIADDIRDVYMEAKAVGYDPKIMRQIVRLRKMKPDDRSEQDMLLETYKNALGMA
- a CDS encoding heavy metal-binding domain-containing protein → MASPWKDSRGIIVSTTPTLEGRPIQDYLGIVTGEVIVGANLFRDLFANIRDIVGGRSGSYERILADARKQAIEELQAEAASLGGNAVVSIDLDYEVIGPNGSMLMVSASGTAVRV
- a CDS encoding CPBP family glutamic-type intramembrane protease, which produces MTWAVLTVLTLLAVLLARVLIEAILGPAGVLPESTLTARPDLRQVALVVIVAPLLEETLSRGWLSGRRAALRFALYGAAALGLLLAALIAPQGLRKIVALAGAVTVLVGLIQWSITRHRQRNRVVPGWFIRNFRWLAWGSSLAFALLHLGNYEALTHPLGLLVVSPLMLGGMLLAYTRTRLGLRAAMAHHAAYNAVLVGPAWAFG